One part of the Nostoc sp. PCC 7120 = FACHB-418 genome encodes these proteins:
- a CDS encoding transposase, whose product MLEELRRFWVVELGAIFERTLLLDTKPVPVVGYKRHKLRSDFTGSADYGWCASRKMNYFGYKLVLISTLNGIPLVYSLVPASTDERLAAESVLGGVRGCRILADKGFIGGEWQTDIFKTTGNQIFTPKRANQLQQQPKAFEGLLNSLRERVEGVFHEVQNTGRNLERLLRKKVDALCVHVAAKITSHTLRLFLRQRFGIDVLTFEQHPPA is encoded by the coding sequence ATGCTGGAAGAATTAAGACGTTTCTGGGTGGTGGAGTTGGGAGCCATCTTTGAGCGCACCCTACTGTTGGATACAAAACCAGTACCAGTAGTGGGTTATAAGCGACATAAACTCAGAAGTGATTTTACAGGTAGTGCTGATTATGGGTGGTGTGCCAGCCGGAAAATGAACTACTTTGGTTACAAATTGGTACTCATCAGTACTCTCAACGGTATACCCTTAGTTTACTCCTTAGTACCTGCCAGTACTGATGAACGTCTTGCGGCTGAATCTGTTCTAGGCGGCGTTCGTGGCTGTCGCATCTTGGCTGACAAAGGATTTATTGGTGGTGAATGGCAGACCGATATTTTCAAAACCACAGGTAATCAAATATTTACCCCAAAACGAGCTAATCAACTTCAACAACAGCCAAAAGCCTTTGAAGGTTTATTAAACAGCTTGCGCGAACGTGTTGAAGGTGTCTTTCACGAAGTACAAAATACCGGACGTAATTTGGAACGTCTACTGAGAAAGAAAGTTGATGCTCTCTGCGTTCATGTTGCCGCTAAAATCACCAGTCATACTCTACGCCTTTTTTTGCGTCAGCGTTTTGGTATTGATGTGCTTACCTTTGAACAGCATCCTCCGGCTTAA
- a CDS encoding FHA domain-containing protein produces MTNLQIQLIWEDPTTGERREPKLDVPIAFGREFVRLPAELDGKRVSRMLLNSDQVSRYHALIVWENNQLVVIDQDSVNGIFINGQQQKRSVLTNGDTLQIGPYIMMVKLTVPVTTPLTNPPSLIQFNPNTNLPDPNLPATPPITPLGNNFPPPLFQAEQVPIQALHATGLPVDECDYLAVGGGLGSFIWTDLLRISGVRAEKIVALGLEAEPYARYKRLCLNSQIPLHERLRSNSDSCPDNIWGWPSYAWREAWRDCTKGQLRSALQYLWQVFAEPTFAETYTPRASNVFDSIDREAKRINWNQIYRYGRVRSIRKTDDGRYCVAYSRGQGNHAFLVSRYLHLATGYPAIQFLPDLQAYREKYRDFKSVVNAYEAHDHVYEQLEHQGGTVLIRGRGIVASRIVQRIYEARQKNPHITVLHLMRSPKPQGNTFQKATRLVKNHYEFQPFNWPKACWSGELRVMLEQATPEERKRLLTDWGGTTTADRQDWQRITEQGLREGWYQITFGEVLGVERDSQNRTITKIQEKGFGEMKLTADFIVDATGLDAKVQANPLLEDLVNQYNLPLNYLGRLTVANNFEIPEMRHGKGQMYAAGAITLGGPYAAVDSFLGLQYAALVALDGLAAARAPGVRRLNGVSSFSQWLKWVFNQSPS; encoded by the coding sequence ATGACTAACCTACAAATTCAATTGATTTGGGAAGACCCAACAACTGGAGAACGGCGAGAACCAAAGTTGGATGTGCCTATTGCTTTTGGTCGAGAATTTGTGCGTTTACCTGCCGAACTGGATGGAAAGCGCGTTTCCAGAATGTTGCTAAACAGTGATCAAGTTTCTCGCTACCACGCTCTCATTGTCTGGGAAAACAACCAACTAGTAGTAATTGATCAAGATAGTGTTAATGGTATATTCATCAACGGTCAGCAACAAAAACGTAGTGTTCTGACTAACGGTGATACATTACAAATTGGCCCTTACATAATGATGGTGAAACTCACAGTTCCCGTCACTACACCGCTCACCAATCCTCCTTCATTAATTCAATTTAATCCCAATACCAATCTTCCTGATCCGAACTTACCAGCAACCCCTCCTATCACACCTTTAGGAAACAATTTTCCACCACCATTATTTCAAGCAGAACAGGTTCCCATACAAGCACTCCACGCTACAGGCCTCCCCGTTGATGAATGTGATTATCTAGCAGTTGGTGGAGGATTAGGCAGCTTTATTTGGACTGATTTATTGCGAATTAGTGGTGTTCGTGCGGAGAAAATTGTAGCGCTAGGGTTAGAAGCAGAACCTTACGCGCGGTATAAACGCCTTTGCCTTAATTCCCAAATACCTTTACACGAAAGATTGCGGTCAAATTCTGATTCTTGCCCTGATAATATTTGGGGTTGGCCTAGTTATGCTTGGAGAGAAGCCTGGCGGGACTGCACTAAAGGTCAGTTAAGATCAGCATTACAGTATCTATGGCAAGTATTCGCTGAACCAACCTTTGCCGAAACTTATACTCCCCGTGCAAGCAATGTTTTTGATTCCATTGATAGAGAAGCCAAGCGGATTAACTGGAATCAAATTTATCGCTATGGGCGAGTCAGATCAATTCGCAAAACTGATGACGGTAGATATTGTGTAGCCTATTCTCGTGGGCAAGGCAATCATGCTTTTTTGGTTAGTCGTTATTTACATTTAGCTACAGGGTATCCAGCAATTCAGTTTCTCCCCGATTTACAAGCTTATAGAGAGAAGTACCGAGATTTTAAATCGGTCGTCAATGCCTATGAAGCACACGACCATGTATATGAGCAATTAGAACACCAAGGTGGTACAGTCCTGATTCGGGGTCGCGGAATTGTCGCTTCACGTATCGTCCAACGCATCTATGAAGCAAGACAGAAAAATCCTCACATTACAGTTTTGCACTTGATGCGATCGCCTAAACCCCAAGGCAACACATTTCAAAAAGCCACACGTCTCGTCAAAAACCATTACGAATTTCAACCTTTCAACTGGCCAAAAGCCTGCTGGAGTGGCGAACTGCGGGTCATGTTAGAACAAGCCACTCCAGAAGAACGCAAACGCTTACTAACAGACTGGGGTGGTACAACTACCGCCGACCGACAAGACTGGCAACGCATTACAGAACAGGGGTTAAGAGAAGGTTGGTATCAAATTACCTTTGGCGAAGTGTTGGGAGTGGAAAGAGATTCACAAAACCGTACCATTACCAAAATCCAAGAAAAAGGTTTTGGGGAAATGAAACTGACAGCTGATTTTATTGTTGACGCTACTGGTTTGGATGCCAAAGTGCAAGCTAATCCTTTGTTAGAAGACCTAGTAAACCAATACAACTTACCCTTAAACTACCTGGGGCGCTTAACAGTCGCCAATAATTTTGAAATCCCAGAAATGCGGCATGGTAAAGGGCAAATGTATGCAGCCGGGGCAATTACCCTTGGTGGACCTTACGCAGCCGTTGATAGTTTTTTGGGTTTACAATATGCTGCTCTTGTCGCTCTTGACGGACTTGCCGCAGCCCGTGCGCCTGGTGTCCGCCGTTTAAATGGAGTCAGTTCTTTTAGCCAATGGTTAAAGTGGGTATTTAATCAGTCACCATCATAA
- a CDS encoding FHA domain-containing protein, with protein sequence MNALTLQWQDGGQNKTQQIYEQQPSKNPGTVRIGRDPLRCDIVLTNPTVSGLHVEIFFHSQQQNFYIRNLRSQNPPLVDGQQLIQGEKPLNQGSIIYLGQAQLHITTITINTIAATVLSLPQPPIASPQVVTPPLRQQPSPSPIHHHQATPQGVYGLECPKCHRVSSLENLQVGCPWCGTSLAAAVSVLVAPN encoded by the coding sequence ATGAACGCACTAACTCTACAGTGGCAAGATGGTGGACAAAATAAAACTCAGCAAATTTACGAACAACAGCCAAGTAAAAATCCTGGCACTGTCCGCATTGGTCGAGATCCTCTCCGGTGCGATATTGTTTTAACTAACCCAACGGTATCGGGTCTGCACGTAGAAATATTTTTTCATTCTCAGCAGCAAAATTTTTATATCAGAAATTTGCGATCGCAAAATCCCCCACTTGTAGATGGACAACAACTAATTCAAGGTGAAAAACCTTTAAATCAAGGTAGTATCATCTACTTAGGTCAAGCTCAACTTCACATCACAACTATTACTATTAACACCATCGCTGCCACTGTTTTATCCCTACCGCAACCACCCATTGCCAGTCCTCAGGTAGTTACACCCCCTCTACGTCAACAGCCATCACCATCGCCGATACATCATCATCAAGCTACACCACAAGGAGTGTACGGTTTAGAGTGTCCAAAATGCCATCGCGTATCTTCACTAGAAAATCTGCAAGTCGGCTGTCCTTGGTGCGGTACATCTTTAGCCGCAGCAGTGAGCGTATTAGTAGCACCGAATTGA
- the nfi gene encoding deoxyribonuclease V (cleaves DNA at apurinic or apyrimidinic sites), with translation MQIYQPHPWPLTVEEAITIQEELRHQVITEDQFTQPVQYVAGVDMGFEADGTISRAAVAVLSFPDLQVIETNLAYRPTSFPYIPGFLSFREIPAVLDALAKVQTKPDIILCDGQGIAHPRRLGIASHLGVLLNIPTIGVAKSLLIGKHEELADTKGSWQPLIHRGEIIGAVLRTRVGVKPVYVSSGHKISLPTAIDYVLRCTPKYRLPETTRVADKLASNR, from the coding sequence ATGCAGATTTACCAACCTCATCCTTGGCCATTAACGGTGGAAGAAGCCATAACTATCCAAGAAGAATTAAGACATCAAGTAATTACAGAAGACCAATTTACACAACCTGTGCAGTACGTCGCTGGTGTTGATATGGGTTTTGAAGCCGATGGCACAATTAGCCGTGCAGCAGTAGCAGTACTGAGTTTTCCTGATTTACAAGTCATCGAAACGAACCTAGCATATCGTCCTACGTCATTTCCCTACATTCCTGGTTTTCTTTCTTTCCGAGAAATACCAGCAGTACTTGATGCCCTAGCAAAAGTTCAAACAAAACCAGATATTATTTTGTGTGATGGTCAAGGAATCGCCCATCCTCGAAGATTAGGTATAGCTAGTCACTTAGGAGTACTGCTCAATATTCCCACAATTGGTGTAGCTAAATCTCTATTAATTGGTAAACATGAGGAATTAGCAGACACCAAAGGCAGTTGGCAACCACTTATACACAGAGGTGAAATTATTGGTGCAGTTCTACGAACTCGCGTAGGAGTAAAGCCTGTATATGTTTCTAGTGGACATAAAATCAGTTTACCAACCGCTATTGACTACGTATTGCGATGTACACCAAAATATCGCCTACCAGAAACTACTCGCGTAGCCGATAAACTAGCATCCAATCGATAA
- a CDS encoding histidine triad nucleotide-binding protein: MSETTETIFSKIIRREIPANIVYEDDLALAFKDVHPQAPVHILVIPKQPLAKLSDADSHDHALLGHLLLTAKRVAQEAGLENGYRVVINNGNDGGQTVYHLHLHILGGRPMAWPPG, from the coding sequence ATGAGTGAAACCACAGAGACCATTTTCAGCAAAATTATTCGTCGAGAAATTCCCGCTAACATCGTCTATGAAGACGATTTAGCTCTAGCCTTTAAAGATGTGCATCCCCAAGCACCAGTACATATTCTGGTCATTCCTAAACAACCTCTTGCCAAACTTTCTGATGCAGATTCTCATGATCACGCTCTTTTGGGACATCTTTTGTTAACTGCCAAACGTGTTGCCCAAGAAGCAGGACTGGAAAATGGCTATCGCGTTGTCATCAATAATGGCAATGATGGAGGGCAAACAGTTTACCACCTGCATTTACATATTTTAGGTGGGCGACCAATGGCATGGCCGCCTGGTTGA
- a CDS encoding YifB family Mg chelatase-like AAA ATPase produces the protein MLARVWSASIVGIDAVKVGVEVDISGGLPGIVVLGLPDSAVQESKERVKATLKNAGFAFPMRKIVINLTPADLRKEGPCFDLPISIGILAASEQVKSDLLGDYLFLGEVSLDGSLRPVAGVLPIAATAKKMGIAGLVVPVDNAQEASVVEGLEVHGCKNVSEVVDLLNNPGKHQPVKLDESQELTPISYAIADLKDVKGQAHGRRALEIAAAGGHNLIFVGPPGSGKTMLARRLPGILPPLSFAEALEVTRIHSVAGLLKNRGSLVRDRPFRSPHHSASGPSLVGGGGFPRPGEISLSHRGILFLDELTEFKRDVLEFLRQPLEDGYVTISRTRQSVMFPAQFTLVASTNPCPCGYYGDTIQQCTCSPRQREQYWAKLSGPLMDRIDLQVAVNRLKPEEITQQPTGEESVSVRERVQKARDRAINRFKDEPNLRCNAQMQSRHLQTWCKLDDGSRSLLEAAIKKLGLSARASDRILKVARTIADLAGEDELKPNHVAEAIQYRTIDRMQ, from the coding sequence ATGCTTGCTAGAGTCTGGAGTGCATCAATTGTCGGCATCGATGCCGTGAAAGTGGGCGTAGAAGTCGATATATCGGGGGGTTTGCCGGGAATCGTAGTTTTGGGGCTACCAGATTCAGCCGTTCAGGAATCAAAAGAAAGAGTCAAAGCTACTCTCAAAAATGCGGGTTTTGCCTTCCCAATGCGGAAAATAGTGATTAACTTGACTCCAGCAGACTTACGCAAGGAAGGCCCCTGTTTCGATTTGCCTATTAGTATAGGGATTTTAGCTGCTTCTGAACAGGTTAAGTCTGACTTGTTAGGAGATTATCTTTTTTTGGGTGAAGTTTCTCTCGATGGCAGCTTACGTCCTGTGGCTGGGGTTTTACCGATCGCTGCTACTGCCAAAAAAATGGGGATTGCAGGGTTAGTTGTACCTGTAGATAATGCTCAAGAAGCTTCAGTGGTGGAGGGTTTGGAGGTGCATGGCTGCAAGAATGTGTCTGAGGTTGTGGATTTATTAAATAACCCTGGCAAGCATCAGCCTGTAAAGTTAGATGAATCACAAGAACTCACACCAATATCTTATGCGATCGCCGACTTAAAGGACGTAAAAGGACAAGCGCATGGTCGTCGTGCTTTAGAAATTGCGGCGGCTGGCGGACATAATTTGATTTTTGTCGGCCCTCCTGGTAGTGGGAAAACCATGCTAGCAAGGCGCTTACCTGGAATTTTACCACCTCTGAGTTTTGCCGAAGCCTTGGAAGTGACTCGCATTCACTCTGTGGCTGGGTTGTTGAAAAATCGTGGTTCCTTAGTCCGCGATCGCCCTTTCCGTAGTCCTCACCATTCAGCCTCCGGGCCTTCTCTTGTCGGTGGTGGTGGTTTTCCTCGTCCTGGTGAAATCTCTCTATCACACAGAGGGATTCTTTTCCTAGACGAGTTAACAGAGTTTAAACGTGATGTTTTAGAATTTCTCCGCCAGCCTTTAGAAGATGGTTATGTCACCATTTCTCGTACTAGACAATCTGTAATGTTCCCCGCACAGTTTACTTTGGTGGCCAGTACCAATCCCTGTCCTTGTGGTTATTACGGTGATACTATTCAACAGTGTACCTGTTCACCAAGACAACGAGAGCAGTATTGGGCAAAGCTTTCTGGCCCATTAATGGATCGAATTGATTTGCAAGTAGCTGTCAATCGCTTGAAACCAGAAGAAATCACCCAACAGCCTACAGGAGAAGAATCCGTTTCTGTGCGGGAAAGAGTACAAAAAGCGCGAGATCGCGCCATTAACCGCTTTAAAGACGAGCCTAATCTGCGTTGTAATGCCCAAATGCAGAGTCGTCACTTGCAAACATGGTGCAAACTAGATGATGGTAGTCGCAGCTTATTAGAAGCGGCAATTAAGAAATTGGGTTTATCTGCTAGAGCAAGCGATCGCATTCTGAAAGTAGCCCGGACTATTGCAGATTTGGCTGGTGAAGACGAGCTAAAACCTAATCATGTAGCAGAAGCAATTCAGTATCGGACTATAGACAGAATGCAGTGA